The following coding sequences lie in one Myxococcus xanthus genomic window:
- a CDS encoding small ribosomal subunit Rsm22 family protein — translation MSNAYSKDLERWMPRLIAVWRASRGRGGGGAPETRLTPQEVKEVAAGVRQLSLGLTRERQLAGARYMDDPKLLGAYLLFYWPVSYAQARQVLGELPNRPRQVLDLGSGPGPVAFAALDAGGGQVTAADRSKAALTLARNLAAEAGEALATRDWDPTKKGATLPEGQFDLITMGHVVNELYGTGDAATAPRAALLETILAKVKRGGSLLVMEPALRETSRGLLHVRDAMVAKGYAVRAPCMYRGPCPALVKETDWCHAERAWPMPRVVEELARAASLHKESLKMSYLVLAPKDEAWPELTPGRLFRIVSEPLEGKGRHRYIGCGPEGRVGLAMQERHRNERNERFLKLNRGDVISVTETEPKGDGLALDERTEVRVVAPAGKGVPPPPPKEDAPSSPGTGPRPGAPS, via the coding sequence CCCAGGAGGTGAAGGAGGTGGCCGCGGGTGTCCGCCAGCTCTCCCTGGGCCTCACCCGGGAGCGGCAGCTCGCCGGCGCGCGGTACATGGACGACCCGAAGCTCCTGGGCGCCTATCTCCTCTTCTACTGGCCGGTGTCCTATGCGCAGGCCCGGCAGGTGCTCGGCGAGCTGCCGAACCGCCCCCGGCAGGTGCTGGACCTGGGCAGCGGTCCGGGCCCGGTGGCCTTCGCCGCCCTGGACGCGGGCGGGGGCCAGGTCACCGCCGCCGACCGCAGCAAGGCCGCCCTCACCCTGGCGCGGAACCTGGCCGCCGAGGCCGGTGAGGCCCTGGCCACCCGAGACTGGGACCCGACGAAGAAGGGCGCCACGCTGCCCGAAGGCCAGTTCGACCTGATTACGATGGGCCACGTCGTCAACGAGCTGTACGGCACGGGAGACGCGGCCACGGCCCCCCGCGCCGCACTGCTGGAGACGATTCTAGCGAAGGTGAAGCGCGGCGGCAGCCTGCTGGTGATGGAGCCCGCGCTGCGCGAGACGAGCCGCGGCCTGCTGCACGTGCGCGACGCCATGGTGGCCAAGGGCTACGCCGTCCGCGCGCCCTGCATGTACCGCGGCCCCTGCCCCGCCCTGGTGAAGGAGACGGACTGGTGCCACGCCGAGCGCGCCTGGCCCATGCCTCGCGTGGTGGAGGAGCTGGCGCGCGCGGCGAGCCTGCACAAGGAATCGCTGAAGATGAGCTACCTGGTGCTGGCCCCCAAGGACGAGGCGTGGCCGGAGCTGACGCCTGGGCGACTGTTCCGCATCGTCTCCGAGCCCCTGGAGGGCAAGGGCCGGCACCGCTACATCGGCTGTGGCCCCGAGGGCCGCGTGGGCCTGGCGATGCAGGAGCGCCACCGCAACGAGCGCAACGAGCGCTTCCTCAAGCTGAACCGGGGCGACGTCATCTCCGTGACGGAGACGGAGCCCAAGGGTGACGGGCTCGCGCTCGACGAGCGCACCGAGGTGCGGGTGGTGGCTCCCGCGGGCAAGGGTGTGCCGCCCCCGCCTCCGAAGGAGGACGCGCCCTCGAGCCCGGGAACCGGCCCACGCCCGGGCGCGCCCTCCTGA